Proteins from a genomic interval of Xanthomonas sp. AM6:
- a CDS encoding pyridoxamine 5'-phosphate oxidase family protein: protein MASPQELEEKFWKALKSDRTVMLGLDGVEDGHARPMTAQFEGDRGGPIWFFTSKDNALVHKLTESQRVIAAFSAKDHDLFASISGTLSVDNDQAVIERLWNGFIDAWYEEGKDDPKLALLRLDPDHAQIWLNGSSLVAGIKVLFGIDPKRDYQDKVADVPLR from the coding sequence ATGGCCAGCCCGCAGGAACTGGAAGAGAAATTCTGGAAGGCATTGAAATCCGACCGCACCGTCATGCTCGGCCTGGACGGCGTCGAGGACGGCCACGCGCGGCCGATGACCGCCCAATTCGAAGGCGACCGCGGCGGCCCGATCTGGTTCTTCACTTCCAAGGACAACGCACTGGTGCACAAGCTGACCGAGAGCCAGCGGGTGATCGCCGCATTCAGCGCCAAGGACCACGACCTGTTCGCCAGCATCAGCGGCACGCTCAGCGTGGACAACGACCAGGCAGTGATCGAACGCCTGTGGAACGGCTTCATCGATGCCTGGTACGAAGAGGGTAAGGACGATCCCAAGCTGGCGCTGCTGCGCCTGGATCCCGACCACGCGCAGATCTGGCTCAACGGCTCCAGCCTGGTGGCCGGCATCAAGGTGCTGTTCGGCATCGACCCCAAGCGCGACTACCAGGACAAGGTGGCGGACGTGCCGCTGCGCTGA
- a CDS encoding PQQ-binding-like beta-propeller repeat protein, with translation MNRHYAHRKLSVLWLALVPGLMLGTSASAQSAIAPSIQDSNDTAAPASDLSNGEGDGANSTASAYGNAGKGGAGAWFGGSGGAPFATRTSWENAGGGYLNARFAPAEWQITPFNAARLKTAWTFTTQGDVSATPTVQGSALYVPDWGGQLYRIDTALGKAVWQVKLSDLTGNASSLSRNSPAIARNSVLVGDQASGTVLAIDKNTGKLLWKTVVEANAQARITASPVVYGDRVYVGVSSGDWGGLSPGYKFSFRGSVAALDLKTGKLLWSFRTAPEGYSGASVWGTLAIDPRRQRVYATTGNNYSVPAEVASCVKNANGDKSAQLACLAPDDYVDSVLALDMRSGKPVWTRRLQGADAWSLSCLVAPTAGICQDPQGPDYDFSGGGANLFTVVRNGKPQALVGAGQKSGVYWALDADSGRTVWSTQVGPGGTAGGIEWGSSVDPLASRVYVAINNSSHTSYTLAPGNTETWNAGSWAALDAATGRIVWQVKVPGVEPVQPSFGAGGRGPLASSPGLVYAGSMSGAMTVLDARTGATLWSFDAGGSVASAPAVVDGAVYWGAGYSRFNFGTGVHKLYKFVPATRRSP, from the coding sequence ATGAACAGGCATTACGCGCACCGGAAACTCTCTGTGCTGTGGCTGGCGTTGGTTCCCGGCTTGATGCTCGGCACATCGGCATCGGCACAGTCCGCAATCGCTCCCTCCATCCAAGACTCGAACGACACCGCAGCGCCCGCCAGTGACTTGAGCAATGGCGAAGGCGACGGCGCCAACAGCACCGCATCCGCGTACGGCAACGCCGGCAAGGGCGGCGCCGGCGCATGGTTCGGCGGCAGCGGCGGCGCGCCGTTCGCCACGCGCACCAGTTGGGAAAACGCCGGCGGCGGTTATCTCAACGCCCGCTTCGCACCCGCCGAGTGGCAGATCACTCCGTTCAACGCGGCGCGGCTGAAGACCGCCTGGACCTTCACCACGCAAGGCGACGTTTCCGCCACGCCGACCGTGCAGGGCAGCGCGCTGTACGTGCCCGACTGGGGCGGCCAGCTGTATCGCATCGACACCGCGCTGGGCAAGGCGGTGTGGCAGGTGAAGCTGTCCGACCTTACCGGCAACGCCAGCTCGCTGTCACGCAACAGCCCGGCGATCGCGCGCAACAGCGTGCTGGTCGGCGACCAGGCCAGCGGCACCGTGCTGGCGATCGACAAGAACACCGGCAAGCTGCTGTGGAAGACCGTGGTCGAAGCCAATGCGCAGGCGCGCATCACCGCCTCGCCAGTCGTGTATGGCGACCGCGTCTATGTCGGCGTGTCCTCCGGCGACTGGGGCGGACTGAGCCCGGGCTACAAATTCTCCTTCCGCGGCAGCGTGGCCGCGCTCGACCTGAAGACCGGCAAGCTGCTGTGGAGCTTCCGCACCGCGCCTGAAGGCTATTCCGGCGCGTCGGTATGGGGCACGCTGGCGATCGACCCGCGCCGGCAGCGCGTCTACGCCACCACCGGCAACAACTACTCGGTGCCGGCCGAAGTGGCCAGCTGCGTCAAGAACGCCAATGGCGACAAGAGCGCACAACTGGCCTGCCTGGCGCCCGACGACTACGTGGACTCGGTGCTGGCGCTGGACATGCGCAGCGGCAAGCCGGTGTGGACGCGCCGCCTGCAGGGCGCCGATGCCTGGTCGCTGTCGTGCCTGGTCGCGCCGACCGCCGGCATCTGCCAGGACCCGCAAGGGCCGGACTACGACTTCAGCGGCGGCGGCGCCAACCTGTTCACGGTGGTCCGCAACGGCAAGCCGCAGGCGCTGGTCGGCGCCGGCCAGAAGAGCGGCGTGTACTGGGCGCTGGACGCCGACAGCGGGCGCACCGTGTGGTCGACCCAGGTCGGCCCGGGCGGCACCGCCGGCGGCATCGAGTGGGGCTCGTCGGTCGATCCGCTCGCCTCGCGCGTTTACGTCGCCATCAACAACAGCAGCCACACCAGCTACACCCTCGCCCCCGGCAATACCGAAACCTGGAACGCCGGCTCGTGGGCGGCGCTGGACGCGGCCACCGGCAGGATCGTGTGGCAGGTGAAGGTGCCCGGCGTCGAACCGGTCCAGCCCAGCTTCGGTGCCGGCGGGCGCGGTCCGCTCGCCTCTTCGCCCGGGCTGGTCTACGCAGGCTCGATGTCCGGCGCGATGACGGTGCTCGATGCCCGGACCGGCGCCACGCTGTGGAGCTTCGATGCCGGCGGTTCGGTGGCGAGCGCGCCGGCCGTCGTGGACGGTGCGGTGTACTGGGGCGCAGGCTACAGCCGCTTCAATTTCGGCACCGGCGTGCACAAGCTCTACAAGTTCGTCCCGGCGACCCGCCGCAGCCCCTGA
- a CDS encoding methylmalonyl-CoA mutase family protein, whose translation MSLPASRVPLPQADTSPLRFVTAASLFDGHDAAINIMRRLIQAQGAEVIHLGHNRSVEDVVRAALQEDADAIALSSYQGGHVEYFKYMVDMLRERGAGHVRVFGGGGGTITPEEIAELQAYGVERIYHPNDGMKMGLVEMIEDVVERAGRARDAAPGTRDPEQAGASLPGIDDEIGIGRVLSALEDGAFSESELALLRKQWQSGLPGTSESRAPGPESRTRRAAPVLGLTGTGGAGKSSVTDELLNRFLAGFPQMRIAVVSVDPSRRRTGGALLGDRIRMNALRSPRVYMRSMATRRQHAATNLVLKDCIAFLKGIGYDLVIVETAGIGQSDSEIVDLVDFPVYVMTSDYGAPSQLEKIDMLDFAELVVLNKYDRRGAEDALRDVRKQWRRNRVAFQLEDEAVPVYPTIASQFNDPGISWMFVNLCRLLRDKLGLDAAAGADALRCDFRPELDTTLKEPRATVLIPGARVRYLAEIAEQGRALNAGIERQAEAADRAQSFWQSLHELQDPQLPKQLDLYAMEDLQLAPSAAAPAAAGAAVDATLLLLRQRYNDAVQALSSDSLKLLREWPQRLKSITDPVTEYEVRGKAIRVENYRQSLSHQPIPKIAAPRYKSWGELLTFLGKENLPGSYPYTGGVYPYRRAGEDPIRMFAGEGTPERTNRRFHYLSVGQPAARLSTAFDSVTLYGEDPAPRPDIYGKVGNSGVNIPTLDDMKKLYSGFDLCAPTTSVSMTINGPAPMILAMFMNTAIDQQVEKYLKADAQRWAQAEQTLAQLFAGRERPRYHGELPPTNDGLGLALLGVSGDQVVDAQTYARIKADTLSSVRGTVQADILKEDQAQNTCIFSTEFALRMMGDIQQYFVEHKVRNFYSVSISGYHIAEAGANPISQLAFTLSNGFTIVEYYLARGMRIDDFAPNLSFFFSNGMDPEYTVIGRVARRIWARAMRERYGGNERSQMMKYHIQTSGRSLHAQEIQFNDIRTTLQALYALFDNCNSLHTNAYDEAITTPTEESVRRAVAIQMIINKELGLNFCENPWQGSFIVEQLTDLVEEAVYKEFEAISERGGVLGAMDTMYQRGKIQEESLYYEHKKHDGSLPLVGVNTFLPKQHAGETATQIELIRSTEGEKGQQIANVQDWQRRRNGIVLPPPQQAGAAGTPAPGDDAGLGYLQRAARARSNVFAALMEAVKTHSLGQISHALYAVGGEYRRNM comes from the coding sequence ATGAGCCTTCCCGCATCCCGCGTCCCGCTGCCGCAAGCGGATACCAGCCCGTTGCGCTTCGTCACCGCCGCCAGCCTGTTCGACGGCCACGACGCGGCGATCAACATCATGCGCCGGCTGATCCAGGCGCAGGGCGCCGAGGTGATCCATCTGGGCCACAACCGCAGCGTCGAGGACGTGGTACGGGCGGCGCTGCAGGAGGACGCCGACGCGATCGCGCTGTCGTCCTACCAGGGCGGCCACGTCGAGTATTTCAAGTACATGGTGGACATGCTGCGCGAACGCGGCGCCGGCCACGTGCGCGTGTTCGGCGGCGGTGGCGGCACCATCACGCCCGAGGAGATCGCCGAACTGCAGGCCTACGGCGTGGAGCGCATCTACCACCCCAACGACGGGATGAAGATGGGCCTGGTGGAGATGATCGAGGATGTGGTGGAGCGCGCGGGGCGCGCGCGGGATGCGGCACCGGGGACGCGGGACCCGGAACAGGCCGGCGCCTCGCTTCCGGGCATCGACGACGAGATCGGCATCGGCAGGGTGCTCTCGGCGCTCGAGGACGGCGCGTTCTCCGAATCCGAGCTGGCCCTGCTGCGCAAGCAGTGGCAATCCGGCCTGCCGGGCACTTCCGAGTCCCGCGCCCCCGGTCCCGAGTCCCGCACCAGGCGCGCAGCGCCGGTACTCGGCCTGACCGGCACCGGCGGCGCCGGCAAGTCCTCGGTCACCGACGAACTGCTCAATCGCTTCCTGGCCGGCTTCCCGCAGATGCGCATCGCGGTGGTGTCGGTGGACCCGAGCCGGCGCCGCACCGGCGGCGCGCTGCTCGGCGACCGCATCCGCATGAACGCCTTGCGCAGCCCGCGCGTGTACATGCGCTCGATGGCCACGCGCCGCCAGCATGCGGCCACCAACCTGGTGCTGAAGGACTGCATCGCGTTCCTGAAGGGCATCGGCTACGACCTGGTGATCGTGGAGACCGCCGGCATCGGCCAGAGCGATTCGGAGATCGTCGACCTGGTTGATTTCCCGGTGTACGTGATGACCAGCGACTACGGCGCGCCGAGCCAGCTGGAGAAGATCGACATGCTCGACTTCGCCGAACTGGTGGTGCTGAACAAGTACGACCGGCGCGGCGCCGAGGACGCGCTGCGCGACGTGCGCAAGCAGTGGCGCCGCAACCGCGTGGCGTTCCAGCTGGAGGACGAGGCGGTGCCGGTGTATCCGACCATCGCCAGCCAGTTCAACGATCCCGGCATCAGCTGGATGTTCGTCAACCTGTGCCGGTTGCTGCGCGACAAGCTGGGGCTGGACGCGGCCGCGGGCGCCGACGCGCTGCGCTGCGACTTCCGGCCGGAACTGGACACCACGCTCAAGGAACCGCGCGCCACCGTGCTGATTCCCGGCGCCCGCGTGCGCTACCTGGCCGAGATCGCCGAGCAGGGCCGCGCGCTCAACGCCGGCATCGAACGCCAGGCCGAGGCCGCCGACCGCGCGCAATCGTTCTGGCAGTCGCTGCACGAACTGCAGGATCCGCAGTTGCCCAAGCAGTTGGATCTGTATGCCATGGAGGACCTGCAGCTCGCCCCTTCCGCGGCCGCGCCCGCGGCGGCAGGCGCCGCCGTCGATGCGACCTTGCTGCTGCTGCGCCAGCGCTACAACGATGCGGTGCAGGCGCTGTCCAGCGACTCGCTGAAGCTGCTGCGCGAGTGGCCGCAGCGGCTCAAGTCGATCACCGACCCGGTCACCGAGTACGAAGTGCGCGGCAAGGCGATCCGGGTGGAGAACTACCGGCAATCGCTGAGCCACCAGCCGATCCCCAAGATCGCCGCGCCGCGCTACAAGAGCTGGGGCGAACTGCTGACCTTCCTCGGCAAGGAGAACCTGCCCGGCAGCTATCCGTACACCGGCGGCGTGTACCCGTACCGTCGCGCCGGCGAGGATCCGATCCGCATGTTCGCCGGCGAAGGCACGCCCGAGCGCACCAACCGCCGCTTCCATTACCTCAGCGTGGGCCAGCCGGCCGCGCGCCTGTCCACCGCCTTCGACAGCGTCACCCTGTACGGCGAGGACCCGGCGCCGCGCCCGGACATCTACGGCAAGGTCGGCAATTCCGGGGTCAACATCCCGACCCTGGACGACATGAAGAAGCTGTACTCCGGCTTCGACCTGTGCGCGCCGACCACCAGCGTGTCGATGACCATCAACGGCCCGGCGCCGATGATCCTGGCGATGTTCATGAACACCGCCATCGACCAGCAGGTGGAGAAGTACCTCAAGGCCGACGCGCAGCGCTGGGCGCAGGCCGAACAGACCCTGGCGCAGCTGTTCGCGGGCAGGGAGCGCCCGCGCTACCACGGCGAGCTGCCGCCGACCAACGACGGCCTGGGCCTGGCCCTGCTCGGGGTCAGCGGCGACCAGGTGGTCGACGCGCAGACCTATGCACGGATCAAGGCGGACACGCTGTCCAGCGTGCGCGGCACGGTGCAGGCCGACATCCTCAAGGAGGACCAGGCGCAGAACACCTGCATCTTCAGCACCGAGTTCGCGCTGCGCATGATGGGCGACATCCAGCAGTACTTCGTCGAACACAAGGTGCGCAACTTCTACTCGGTGTCGATCTCCGGCTACCACATCGCCGAGGCCGGGGCGAACCCGATCAGCCAACTCGCCTTCACCCTGAGCAACGGCTTCACCATCGTCGAGTACTACCTGGCGCGCGGCATGCGCATCGACGATTTCGCGCCGAACCTGAGCTTCTTCTTCAGCAACGGCATGGACCCGGAGTACACCGTGATCGGCCGCGTGGCGCGGCGCATCTGGGCGCGGGCGATGCGCGAGCGCTACGGCGGCAACGAGCGCAGCCAGATGATGAAGTACCACATCCAGACCTCCGGCCGCTCGCTGCATGCGCAGGAGATCCAGTTCAACGACATCCGTACCACGCTGCAGGCGCTGTACGCGCTGTTCGACAACTGCAACAGCCTGCACACCAACGCCTACGACGAGGCGATCACCACGCCCACCGAGGAGAGCGTGCGCCGCGCGGTGGCGATCCAGATGATCATCAACAAGGAACTCGGGCTGAACTTCTGCGAGAACCCGTGGCAGGGCAGCTTCATCGTCGAGCAGCTCACCGACCTGGTGGAGGAGGCGGTGTACAAGGAGTTCGAGGCAATCAGCGAGCGCGGCGGCGTGCTCGGCGCGATGGACACCATGTACCAGCGCGGCAAGATCCAGGAAGAGAGCCTGTACTACGAGCACAAGAAGCACGACGGCAGCCTGCCGCTGGTCGGGGTCAACACCTTCCTGCCCAAGCAGCACGCTGGCGAGACCGCGACCCAGATCGAGCTGATCCGCTCCACCGAGGGGGAGAAGGGGCAGCAGATCGCCAACGTGCAGGACTGGCAGCGGCGCCGCAACGGCATCGTGCTGCCGCCGCCGCAGCAGGCCGGCGCAGCCGGCACGCCAGCGCCCGGCGACGACGCCGGCCTCGGCTACCTGCAACGCGCCGCGCGCGCGCGCAGCAACGTCTTCGCCGCGCTGATGGAGGCGGTGAAGACCCATAGCCTGGGGCAGATCAGCCACGCGCTGTACGCGGTGGGCGGGGAGTACCGGCGCAACATGTAG
- a CDS encoding serine protease, whose product MNRKNALYLALLAGISGLSPIAMAANPPAAEMDSAPVEARPDAAALGGAELRSLATGSAHAPRLIELAAPDSAQAAKMRQVRGEQVKHGQPLQIGFSRDIATPAINLRRLRWQSLPSGAQVTSFEIVSTGAAALRAALQLSGSGAQPGDPSKATLRFAGDDGRVFEQSGADFAGSAPGWSAAVSGARLVVEIELPAGQYPQGFALKIPQLSHMDINPVASEEMMRPMIGESDSCERDIVCRASPTSGFTSAAKSVARMVFSTSSGSYLCTGTLLNNSNSPKKYLFWTAAHCISTQTVANTLQTYWFYDATTCNGSTVSSSYTTLSGGAYLRHANTTRDTSLLELKTAPPSGAFYAGWSSSAIGSTGTAIEGIHHPAGDVKKYSLGSVTGLSTSIDGKSPLYRVVWNTGVTEGGSSGSGLFTVNSSGAYQLRGGLYGGTSYCSAPSDPDYYSRFSDVYSTIQPYLSP is encoded by the coding sequence ATGAATCGCAAGAACGCCCTGTATCTGGCCCTGCTCGCCGGCATCTCCGGCCTTTCCCCCATCGCCATGGCCGCCAATCCCCCCGCGGCCGAGATGGACTCCGCGCCGGTCGAAGCGCGCCCCGACGCCGCTGCGCTCGGCGGTGCCGAACTGCGCAGCCTCGCCACCGGCAGCGCGCATGCGCCGCGCCTGATCGAACTGGCCGCCCCCGACAGCGCCCAGGCGGCGAAGATGAGGCAAGTACGCGGCGAGCAGGTCAAGCACGGCCAGCCGCTGCAGATCGGTTTCTCCCGCGACATCGCCACCCCGGCGATCAACCTGCGCCGGCTGCGCTGGCAGAGCCTGCCCAGCGGCGCGCAGGTGACCAGCTTCGAGATCGTCTCCACCGGCGCGGCAGCGCTGCGCGCGGCATTGCAGCTCAGCGGCAGCGGCGCCCAGCCCGGCGACCCGAGCAAGGCCACGCTGCGCTTCGCCGGCGACGACGGCCGCGTGTTCGAGCAGAGCGGCGCCGACTTCGCCGGCAGCGCGCCGGGCTGGTCGGCGGCGGTATCCGGCGCGCGCCTGGTGGTGGAGATCGAGCTGCCGGCCGGCCAGTATCCGCAGGGCTTCGCGCTGAAGATTCCGCAGCTCTCGCACATGGACATCAATCCCGTCGCCAGCGAGGAAATGATGCGGCCGATGATCGGCGAGAGCGATTCGTGCGAGCGCGACATCGTCTGCCGCGCCAGCCCAACCAGCGGCTTCACTTCGGCCGCCAAGTCGGTGGCGCGCATGGTGTTCAGCACCAGCAGCGGCTCCTACCTGTGCACCGGCACCCTGCTCAACAACAGCAACTCGCCGAAGAAGTACCTGTTCTGGACCGCCGCGCACTGCATCAGCACCCAGACCGTGGCCAACACCCTGCAGACCTACTGGTTCTACGACGCCACCACCTGCAACGGCTCCACGGTCAGCTCGTCCTACACCACGCTCAGCGGCGGCGCCTACCTGCGCCATGCCAACACCACCCGCGACACCTCGCTGCTGGAACTGAAGACCGCCCCGCCCAGCGGCGCGTTCTACGCCGGCTGGAGCAGTTCGGCGATCGGTTCCACCGGCACCGCGATCGAGGGCATCCACCACCCCGCCGGCGACGTGAAGAAGTACTCGCTGGGCAGCGTCACCGGCCTGTCGACCTCGATCGACGGCAAGTCGCCGCTGTACCGGGTGGTGTGGAACACCGGCGTGACCGAAGGCGGCTCCTCCGGTTCGGGCCTGTTCACCGTCAACAGCAGCGGGGCCTACCAGCTGCGCGGCGGCCTGTACGGCGGCACCTCGTACTGCAGCGCGCCCAGCGATCCGGACTACTACTCGCGTTTCTCCGACGTGTATTCGACCATCCAGCCCTACCTGAGCCCGTAA
- a CDS encoding nuclear transport factor 2 family protein, translating to MKAWGSLLLLVACAATARAAAPTEDGTTGPLFDTVAALDQRLFGAYNRCDMAAFEHLFVPDVEFYHDTGGASWDRKTVVDNTRKWICGKVRRELVDGTLRVYPIKDFGAIEEGEHRFCELASGRCEGIAKFVMVWRKDQDGWKLTRVLSYGHRTANQPSP from the coding sequence ATGAAGGCATGGGGGTCGCTACTGCTGCTGGTGGCTTGCGCTGCGACGGCACGGGCCGCGGCGCCGACCGAGGACGGCACTACGGGGCCGCTGTTCGACACGGTCGCCGCGCTGGACCAGCGCCTGTTCGGCGCCTACAACCGCTGCGACATGGCGGCGTTCGAACACCTGTTCGTGCCCGACGTGGAGTTCTATCACGACACCGGCGGCGCCAGCTGGGACCGCAAGACCGTGGTGGACAACACGCGCAAGTGGATCTGCGGCAAGGTCCGCCGCGAGTTGGTGGACGGCACGCTGCGGGTCTACCCGATCAAGGACTTCGGTGCGATCGAGGAAGGCGAGCACCGCTTCTGCGAGCTGGCCAGCGGGCGTTGCGAAGGCATCGCCAAGTTCGTGATGGTGTGGCGCAAGGATCAGGACGGCTGGAAGCTGACGCGGGTGCTCAGCTACGGCCATCGTACGGCCAATCAGCCGTCGCCTTGA
- a CDS encoding DUF1328 family protein — MIKWAIIIAIIGLIAGALGFTGAAGAAMGIAKFLFWVGIAIALVLFLLGTMLAKKVG, encoded by the coding sequence ATGATCAAGTGGGCCATCATCATCGCCATCATCGGACTCATCGCCGGCGCGCTCGGTTTCACCGGCGCCGCGGGCGCGGCCATGGGCATTGCCAAGTTCCTGTTCTGGGTCGGTATCGCCATCGCCCTGGTGCTGTTCCTGCTCGGCACCATGCTGGCCAAGAAGGTCGGCTGA